Proteins encoded within one genomic window of Carassius gibelio isolate Cgi1373 ecotype wild population from Czech Republic chromosome A4, carGib1.2-hapl.c, whole genome shotgun sequence:
- the osgep gene encoding tRNA N6-adenosine threonylcarbamoyltransferase produces the protein MTVVIGFEGSANKIGVGIIRDGEVLSNPRRTYITPPGQGFLPGETAKHHRGVILTVLQEALDEAGLKAADIDCVAYTKGPGMGAPLVTVAIVARTVAQLWGKPLLGVNHCIGHIEMGRLITNAQNPTVLYVSGGNTQVIAYSERRYRIFGETIDIAVGNCLDRFARVIKISNDPSPGYNIEQMAKKGTKYIELPYTVKGMDVSFSGILSYIEDAAHKLLSASQCSPEDLCFSLQETVFAMLVEITERAMAHCGSQEVLIVGGVGCNLRLQEMMGVMCKERGARLFATDESFCIDNGAMIAQAGWEMFRSGQVTELSDSWITQRYRTDEVEVTWRD, from the exons ATGACTGTTGTGATTGGATTTGAGGGCAGTGCTAATAAGATTGGCGTGGGTATCATCAGAGATGGGGAAGTTCTGTCAAACCCCAGACGCACTTACATCACCCCACCTGGCCAAG GGTTCTTACCTGGAGAGACGGCCAAACACCATCGTGGTGTGATTCTCACTGTGCTCCAGGAGGCACTAGATGAAGCAGGGCTGAAAGCGGCTGATATTGACTGTGTGGCGTACACTAAAG GGCCTGGAATGGGGGCTCCTCTGGTAACAGTGGCAATTGTGGCCAGGACAGTCGCTCAGTTGTGGGGGAAGCCATTGTTGGGGGTAAATCACTGTATTGGACACATAGAGATGGGCCGTTTGATCACCAATGCCCAAAACCCCACTGTCCTGTATGTGAGCGGAGGAAATACTCAG GTTATTGCATATTCTGAACGACGTTACAGAATATTTGGCGAGACTATTGATATTGCTGTGGGAAACTGCCTGGACCGGTTTGCAAGGGTCATCAAG ATCTCAAATGATCCCAGTCCTGGATACAACATTGAACAGATGGCAAAGAA AGGCACCAAGTATATAGAGCTGCCGTATACAGTGAAGGGTATGGATGTGTCATTTTCTGGGATTTTGTCCTATATAGAG GACGCTGCTCACAAACTGCTTAGTGCAAGTCAATGTTCGCCTGAGGATTTGTGTTTCTCTCTACAA GAGACTGTGTTTGCCATGCTGGTGGAGATCACAGAAAGAGCCATGGCTCACTGCGGCTCTCAGGAGGTTCTGATCGTCGGAGGAGTCGGCT GTAACCTGCGTCTACAGGAGATGATGGGGGTCATGTGTAAGGAGAGAGGTGCACGACTTTTTGCCACAGATGAGAG CTTTTGTATAGACAATGGAGCAATGATTGCACAGGCCGGATGGGAAATGTTCCGCTCGGGTCAAGTCACTGAGCTTTCAGACTCCTGGATTACACAAAG GTACAGAACAGATGAAGTGGAGGTCACATGGCGGGACTGA
- the LOC127978039 gene encoding DNA-(apurinic or apyrimidinic site) endonuclease translates to MPKRAKKNEEAVDGETGNGAEPAKKEKKGKEPEAPILYEDPPDQMTSKDGRAANMKITSWNVDGLRAWVKKNGLDWVRKEDPDVLCLQETKCAEKSLPSDITDMPEYPHKYWAGSEDKEGYSGVAMLSKTEPLNVTYGIGKEEHDKEGRVITAEFPSFFLVTAYVPNASRGLVRLDYRKTWDVDFRAYLSDLDKRKPLVLCGDLNVAHQEIDLKNPKGNRKSAGFTPEEREGFTELLKAGFTDSFRELYPEQANAYTFWTYMMNSRAKNVGWRLDYFLLSSALLPGLCDSKIRNTAMGSDHCPITLHLAV, encoded by the exons ATGCCTAAAAGAGCCAAGAAGAATGAGGAAGCTGTGGATGGGGAGACTGGCAATGGAGCAG AACCtgcaaagaaagagaagaagGGGAAGGAGCCAGAGGCACCGATTCTGTACGAGGATCCTCCTGATCAGATGACCAGTAAGGATGGCCGTGCGGCTAACATGAAGATCACCTCCTGGAATGTGGACGGTCTGCGTGCATGGGTCAAAAAGAACGGCCTTGAT TGGGTGCGTAAGGAGGATCCAGATGTGCTTTGTCTGCAGGAAACAAAGTGTGCTGAGAAATCTCTGCCATCTGATATCACTGACATGCCTGAGTATCCGCACAAGTACTGGGCTGGATCAGAGGATAAGGAAGGTTACAGCGGAGTGGCCATGCTCTCCAAGACTGAACCGCTCAATGTCACCTACGGTATCG GTAAAGAGGAACACGATAAAGAGGGCCGAGTTATCACTGCTGAGTTTCCGTCTTTCTTCCTGGTCACGGCGTATGTGCCCAACGCCAGCCGTGGTCTGGTGCGTCTTGACTACCGCAAGACGTGGGATGTTGATTTCCGTGCCTATCTGAGCGACTTGGACAAGCGCAAGCCCCTGGTGCTGTGTGGAGATCTGAATGTGGCCCACCAAGAGATCGATCTCAAAAACCCCAAGGGTAACCGCAAGAGTGCAGGCTTCACCCCTGAGGAACGCGAGGGCTTCACCGAACTTCTCAAGGCCGGTTTTACCGACAGTTTTCGGGAGCTGTATCCAGAACAAGCCAATGCCTACACCTTCTGGACCTACATGATGAATTCACGAGCCAAAAACGTCGGCTGGCGTTTAGACTACTTTTTGCTGTCCTCTGCCTTACTCCCAGGTCTGTGTGACAGCAAGATCCGAAACACGGCCATGGGAAGTGACCACTGTCCTATTACCCTGCATTTGGCCGTTTAG